One Miscanthus floridulus cultivar M001 unplaced genomic scaffold, ASM1932011v1 fs_53_1_2, whole genome shotgun sequence genomic region harbors:
- the LOC136532153 gene encoding protein S40-4-like, with protein sequence MARTTRSAATERRYLHLAQAPHGVVVPTSPAAAAGGAGEDFDESDIWGAFAPAEPPQAGPFRAARKASPAKPSLAPDGRAAHGSLPVKIPDWSKILGSEYRPGYHYGAGGAGDWELDDDEDSVDWVPPHELAGRRRAASLSLKNGVVGRTLKVRDAVWKRTTGFQD encoded by the coding sequence ATGGCGAGGACCACGCGGTCGGCGGCGACGGAGCGCCGGTACCTCCACTTGGCGCAGGCGCCGCACGGCGTCGTCGTGCCGACGAGCCCAGCAGCCGCCGCCGGTGGCGCTGGCGAGGACTTCGACGAGTCGGACATCTGGGGCGCGTTCGCGCCGGCGGAACCGCCGCAGGCGGGCCCGTTTCGGGCCGCGCGGAAGGCGTCGCCGGCGAAGCCGTCGCTGGCGCCGGACGGCAGGGCCGCTCACGGGTCGCTGCCGGTGAAGATCCCGGACTGGTCCAAGATCCTGGGCAGCGAGTACCGGCCTGGCTACCACTACGGCGCAGGCGGTGCCGGTGACTGGGAACTCGATGACGACGAGGACTCCGTGGACTGGGTGCCGCCCCACGAGCTGGcggggcgccgccgcgccgcgtCGCTGTCGCTGAAGAACGGGGTCGTCGGCCGGACGCTCAAGGTCCGGGACGCGGTGTGGAAGCGCACCACCGGGTTCCAGGACTGa